The following coding sequences lie in one Maylandia zebra isolate NMK-2024a linkage group LG14, Mzebra_GT3a, whole genome shotgun sequence genomic window:
- the p2ry13 gene encoding P2Y purinoceptor 13 → MNNTLSNTTSFKCVRDTSITAVVFPCLYSVLFIVALILNSLAAWIFFSIRSTSTFLVFLKNVVVADLLMTLTIPLKILTDAGVGSWQLRAFHCRYSAVLFYITMYISILLLGLISLDRYLKIVRPFGKCALQRVRVGQILSAAVWVVMLSLALPNVILSDKPPRPSGNRLKCTSMKSPAGLLWHEGFNYFCQVIFWGTLALMVVCYTFISKKVYESYKASKSRSRGASRKTKAKVFVVVGVFFICFAPFHFVRVPYTLTQTRSATSDCKAQNAVYFAKETTLWLSATNVCLDPLIYVFLCKVFRRRLTAALCIKSLQKGFDSATSTQLEISQIAYSKRLSHNGTSEASEQCTLGHN, encoded by the exons ATGAACAACACCCTGTCCAACACCACCTCCTTCAAGTGTGTTCGGGATACCAGCATAACAGCTGTGGTTTTCCCCTGCCTATACAGTGTCCTCTTCATAGTTGCTCTGATACTAAACTCCCTCGCTGCATGGATCTTCTTCAGTATCCGAAGCACTTCAACATTTCTGGTCTTCCTAAAAAATGTG GTGGTGGCTGACTTGCTCATGACTCTGACCATCCCTCTGAAAATCTTAACGGATGCAGGTGTGGGTTCCTGGCAGCTACGCGCCTTCCACTGCAGATACTCTGCAGTGCTCTTCTACATCACCATGTACATCAGCATCCTCTTGCTGGGTCTCATTAGCTTGGACCGTTACCTGAAGATTGTCAGGCCCTTTGGGAAGTGTGCCCTTCAGCGGGTCCGTGTTGGTCAGATACTAAGTGCAGCTGTTTGGGTGGTAATGCTATCATTAGCGTTACCCAACGTTATTCTAAGTGACAAGCCGCCACGGCCGTCTGGAAACAGACTGAAGTGCACGTCCATGAAGAGCCCGGCTGGCTTGCTGTGGCATGAAGGTTTCAACTACTTCTGTCAG gtTATTTTTTGGGGGACGCTTGCTTTGATGGTAGTCTGCTACACATTCATCAGCAAGAAGGTTTATGAGTCATACAAAGCCTCAAAGAGTAGATCTCGGGGTGCCAGTCGCAAAACCAAAGCGAAAGTCTTCGTTGTAGTGGGTGTGTTTTTCATCTGCTTTGCACCATTTCACTTCGTCCGGGTTCCCTATACCCTCACCCAAACACGGAGCGCAACAAGTGACTGCAAGGCTCAGAATGCCGTCTACTTTGCCAAGGAAACCACCCTGTGGCTTTCAGCAACAAATGTATGCCTAGACCCGCTTATCTACGTGTTTCTATGCAAGGTGTTCAGGAGAAGACTGACTGCTGCACTCTGTATTAAGTCTCTCCAAAAAGGTTTTGACTCAGCCACATCAACGCAACTTGAGATCTCACAGATAGCCTACAGTAAAAGGCTGTCACACAACGGCACGTCAGAAGCCAGTGAACAGTGCACTCTGGGACACAATTAA